CAGCAGGCCCGAGCAATGCATCTCCTGCTGTACGCCATGACGGTCGAGGAAGCGGATCTTCACCTCCGCGGGGCGCTGCACCAGGTCCTGATATTCGGGAATGGACAGGCAGCCCTCCTCATACTCGGTCAGCGCCTCCGACGACCAGGTGATCTCAGGATTGATGAAGGTGAGCGGCTGAGGCGGCTCCTCGCCCTTGGCCACATCGGCGACGAAGATGCGCAGCGGCATGCCGATCTGGATGGCGGCGAGGCCAACCCCCGGTGCCGCATACATGGTCTCGAACATGTCGTCGACCAATGTCTGGATCTCGTCCGTGACGGCGACGACCGGCTTCGAAACCTCCCGCAGGCGCGAGTCCGGCAATTGAATAATGGTATGAATGCTCATGAAATGACCTCCAGGCCGTCAGATAGGCGACGGGCGCATGCTGGTCAATTGCAACCTGCCGTTTGCCCGGCCAGGTTCAACGGCCAGTCCAAATGTTCACGTTTTGGTCTAGACCTGAGCGCCAGATCTGGTAGGATCGCGGCCATGCTGGACCTAGATCAACCCCTGCTCCTCATGGCCGGGCTGCGTGTAAGCTATATTCATGCGGCCGCGGCGTTCGGCGTGGCGGCGCTTCTGCTGCTCGCCGCCTGCCTGTTCCTGGCATGGCGGGCGGCGCGCCGTGGACGGGAGGCCGAGCAGGCTTCTCTCGCGCGGACGCAGCAGGTGGAGCAGCGGCTGGTGGAGCTTTCGGGCCAGCTGCGCTCGTTCGCCGACATCGTGGCCAGTCGCGAGAGCCATCTGGCGCGGACCCTGGACCAGCGGCTCGATCTGGTGGCGCGCCGCACCGGCGACGGCCTCGGCCAGATCCACGAGCGGCTCGCGGTCATCGACCGCGCCCAGCGCAACATCACCGAGCTCACCTCGAAGGTGGTGAGCCTGCAGGAGATCCTGTCGAACAAGCAGGCGCGCGGCGCTTTCGGCCAGGCGCGGATGGAGGCTATCATCAGGGACGGGTTGCCGATGGGGACCTTTGGTTTTCAGGCGAGCCTGTCCAACGGCACCCGGCCGGACTGCCTGGTCGACCTGCCGGAGACCGGGCGCAAGCTGGTGATCGACGCCAAATTCCCGCTGGAGGCGTTCTCCGCGCTCAAGGCGGCGCGCAGCGAGGGCGAGAGCCGGATGGCGGCGCAGCGCTTGCGGCAGGACGTGGCCAAGCACATCAAGGACATTGCCGGGAAATATCTCATTTCCGGCGAGACGCACGACACGGCGGTGATGTTCGTGCCCTCGGAAGCGATCTATGCGGACCTTTACGAGCATTTCGAGGATGTGATCCAGCAGGCGCATCGCGCCCGGGTGATCATCGCCTCGCCCAATATCCTGATGCTGGTAGTGCAGACGCTGCAAGCCGTATTCAAGGACGTGCGCATGCGCGAGCAGGCGGGGCTGATCAAGGCGGAGGTGGCGGCGATTCTGGATGATGTCGGCCGGCTGCACGACCGGGTGCTGGATCTCAAGAAGCATTTCGGCCAAGCCAATCAGGATATCGAGAAGATCGCCATCTCGGCGGACAAGATCGCCAGGCGCGGGGTGCGGATCGAGCAGATGGAGTTGTCGCCCACCGCAGCCGGGGCTGAGGCCCCCGCCGGAAGCGCCGCAGTGACCGGGCCCTCGCGCATGGGTGCCGCCGGGGCACGGCTTGCAGCGGGGGAGTAGCCTTCCTCGCTAGGCGCTCTGTTCACGCGAGAACGAGGAGCGCGCGTGTTCTGGCACACGGCTTGCTCGGCGGATCAGCGAGATCGCAGTGCGGCCGCCGTCTTGACCGAGCCGGCAAATCGGCCCTGGCCAGACGGTTAAGCAAGGACATCGTGCTCTGGCCTCATTATGGTCATGCCTGAATGATTGCTCTGGCAGGCAAGACAAGGAGCTCCTGTGGAATGAGCGTTAGCGATACGGCGAGAGCAGAGCAATGGGCGCGGTGGCTGAAAAGCTTGCGCGTATATCTCGAACCGCGCGTGCTGATCGTGATGTTCCTCGGCTTCTCGTCCGGGCTGCCGCTGGCTCTGTCCGGCTCGACCCTGGCGATCTGGATGGCCGACCGCGGTGTCGATCTCGGCGCGATCGGCCTGTTCTCGCTGGTCGGCCTGCCCTACACGATCAAGTTCCTGTGGGCGCCGATCGTGGACGCCTGGAAGGTGCCGGTGCTGTCGCGGCTGCTGGGGCGCCGCCGCGGCTGGCTGATCCTGTCGCAGCTCTTGCTGATCTGCACGATCCTATTCCTGGGCAGTCTCGATCCCGTGGCATCGCCCTGGTGGGTGGCTTTGGGCGCGGTGTTGCTGGCTGCGGCCTCCGCCACCCAGGACACGGTGATCGACGCGTTCCGGGTGGAAAGCCTCAGCGTGGACCAGCAGGCCGCCGGCATGGCGGTGTTCGTGCCCGCCTATCGCGTCGGCATGCTGGTTTCCTCCGCCTTCGTCATCGCCCTTGTCGGCTGGCTCGAGGCCAATGGCATCGCGGCGGGCAGCGTCTGGTTCTACGGCTATGCGGCCATGGCCGCTCTCATGGCGGTGGGCATGGGCGCGAGCCTGCTTGCGACCGAACCCCGCGCCTCGGAACAAGCGGAGCAGGCTGCCGAAAACGAGGCGCAGGAGGCCGCGGCCGTCGGCAATCCCGTGCTCAAGCTATGGGGCGCCGCAATCGGCGCCTTCACCGATTTCCTGTCCAAGCCCTATGTGGCGGCCATCCTGCTGTTCGTGCTGCTGTTCAAGTTCTGCGATGCCTTCGCCGGGGTGATGACGGGCCCGTTCGTCATCCGCATCGGGTTCGACAAGACGGCCTATGCGGCGATCGTAAAGGGGGTCGGGTTTTTCGCCGTGCTGCTGGGCGGCCTTGCCGGCGGCCTCATCGCGCGCACCTATCCCATGGCGGCCTGCCTGTGGATTGCCGGCATTCTGCAGATGGCCTCGAACCTCGTGTTCTCGTGGCTCGCCTGGATGAGCACCGATCTTACCGCGCTGGCGGTGGCCATCTCGGTCGAGAATTTCGCCGGTGGCATCGGGACGGTGATCTTCGTGGCCTATCTGTCGAGCCTGTGCACCAGCCCGTTGCACACGGCCACACAATATGCGCTGCTCTCGGCCTTGTCCGCGGTGGGCCGGACCGTGCTCGCCTCGACGGCCGGCTATGTGGCCGAGGTCACCGGGTGGGTCGTGTTCTTCATTCTCACTTCGGCTGCCGCGCTCCCCTCGCTTGCTCTGCTGGCCTGGCTGCAAGCCCGCGGCCATTTCAAAGGCATAGACAAGCGCTCGAGTAAGGCCCAGGTTTAGGGCTGGACCTCAGCTTACCGATTTTTCCAAGGATTCCAGCAGGGGCAGCCAGCTTTCCTGTTCGCTGGCGGCCGACTTGCTCTTGAGATCGAACACGGTCAGCCCCTGCTCGGCGAGCTTGGGATAAAGGCTCTTGTCGGAGATGCGCGCCACAATGGCGTGGCCGTGGCCCAGCAGCACCCGCTCCAGCCGCTTGGCCTGGGGGCTGGTGGGGCGGAAGCGGTTGGCCACCAGCAGGATCTGCTTCTTGCCCGACCTGATCTTCTTGAGATCCTCGATCTCATCGAGAAAGCGGATGGTCGCCCGCTCGTCATAGATGGAGGCCTGCACCGGCACCACGACGGCGTCAGCCTCGCGGATGACCTCGCGAGCGCGGCCGGCTTTGAGGGATGCCGGACAGTCGATGATCAGCCGCTGGACGGAGCGGCCGACCTTGCCGAAGCCAGCGCCGCGCCAGTCGATCACCTCGATGGGGGCGGCGCTCTCTGGGCGCAGCTCTCCGAACAGACAAGCGCTCTTCTGCTTGTCGTAATCCGCAAGCGCGGCGATCAGGCCGGATGCGGCAAAGCCCGCGGCCAGATGCGTGGCGACGGTGGTCTTGCCGCAGCCTCCCTTGGTGTTCATGACCGCAACCGAAAAGGTCATTCCTCGCCCGTTCTCTTGCGCAAGGGAAAGCCGGCCTTCTCGAACTGGCGGAAGGCGCGGGCCGCCTCGACGATGAAGCTGTCCTCGGCGGAATGGCGCCAGTCGTGCAGAACCGCCAAAGCCCGCTTCAGCGGCCGGCGCCGTTGCGGGGCTGCCTCTTGGACGAGCCGCTCCAGAAACGCCTCGGCGACATGGAGGTCGTTCAGCCGGCCCAGCTCGCTCTGGATCGCCTCAACCGTCTTGCGGTAGCTGTCGGCCAGCTCGGCCGGCAGATCGAGCGTCGACAGCAAGGGCTCCGCCGCATAGCGCAGCTTCTTGGCGGCGATGCGCGCCTCGTGCCACTCGTCCAGCACGACCGATTGCCGTGCCGCCCTCCCCTTCTTGAGCAAGCGCTTGTGCAGCTTGCGCAGGCGCGGCGCCGCGAAGTCGGCGACCGGGCGGCGGGCGAGCAGCTTATCGAGCGGGGTGCCGCTCTTGAGCCAGCTGCCAGCCTCGATCCATCCGTAGAGCTCGATCACCAGCCGGGCGGTGTCGGGACTTTCCAGCTGTGCCACCACCTTCTCCTGTCCCGCACGACGGCAGCGGGCGGCCTCCTCCTCCACCAGCTCGGCCAGGCTCGGCTTCATGCCGGCCTTGACCAGTTGCGGCAGGGTATCGGCCACGAAGACATCGGCCTCGCGCACGGCGCCGAACGTGGCGAAGAGCTGCTTGATCCCCTCGAGCAGGCGCGCCGCATCGGTCGTGTCCATCACCGGGGCGAAGGCGGAGATGGTCGACCGCAGGCGACGCAAGGCCACCCGGATCTGGTGAAGCCCATCGGGCAAGCCTGCATGGGCCGCCGGCACATTGTTGAGGAACTGGGTGAAGCCATGCCGCAGCATCAGCCGGATCGCATCCGGCAGAAGCATGCGTGGCGGCAGCGACAGCTTGCGCGCGTGGACAGCCGCCGGCGCCTCTCCCGAGACCAGGCGATAGCCGCGGGCCGCCTTGCCGCTGGCGATGAGGCTTGCCGGAACCCGGTCGAGGAAATCCAGAACGACGGCGACGAAAGCGCCGATGTTCTCGCCCTTGAGCTCAACCTCGACCTCGCAGATCGGCACCTTCTCCGCGCCATGGACGATCTCGCCCCGGTCGAAGGCGAGCTCGGCGACCTCGCCTTCTCCGGCCCGGTGGCGACGGCGCGTGAACCGGGTGGTGAAAACGGCCGAGAGCTCGCTGGCGGCGATTTCGTCACGGAGATCTTCCGGGGCGACGGCCAGCAGGTGGTCGCGCTTGAGGCGGGGCGTGCGGATGGGAATCTCGTGTTCCGCCCGGGTCAAGGCGCCGCCGTCCCCATCGGGCAGTTTCACGGTCTGCAGCAGCGCGGGGCCGTCACGTCGCAGACGCACCTGAATGCCATGCCGGCGCAGCAGAAGATCCGGCGTGTCGAAATAGGTGGACTCAACCGCAATAGGCGGGTCTTGGGCAAACAGCGCTTCCGCAGCGGCGAGCCCTTCCCCCTGGATCGCCAGCTTGATTTCGGTCTCGTCGCTCAACAATAGTCCCCGGTGCCCGAACTGGCAGACACTCCGGCCCAGTACCTGTCGTGCGACAAACTATCAGACCGGAAGCCGTTCGCAACCGCCGATATCCTTCACATCGGAATATGACAATCGTGTAACAACATTATTACGATCGCTGGTTGCCGCCGAGTTCCGCCTCGAGCTGCTGGGTGACGTGGGCGCGCGGGCGGGTTAGCCGCGCCATCAGGTCATACAGCACCGGCGTGAGATAAAGGGTGAGCACGGAAGCGATGCCGAAGCCGCCGATGATCACCATGCCGATGGCGCTGCGGCTCTCGGCGCCGGCGCCGGTCGCGATCGCCAGGGGCACCGCGCCGAGCACGGTGGCGATCACCGTCATGAGGATCGGCCGCAACCGCACCACCGACGCTTCCAGGATCGCATCGCGCACCGATTTGCCCTCGTCGCGCAGCTGATTGGCGAATTCCACGATGAGAATGCCGTTCTTGGCCATGAGGCCGACGAGCAGCACCAGCCCGACCTGGCTGTAGATGTTGAGCGATCCTCCGGTGAACCAGATGGTGGCGAAGGCGCCGGTCACCGCCAACGGCACCGACAGCAGGATGGTCAAGGGGTGGACGAAGCTCTCGAACTGCGCCGCCAGCACCAGGTACACGATGAGGATGGCCAAGAGGAAGCTGAGATTGGCGCCGCTCGAGGTCTCGAGATACTCCTTGGACTGGCCTGCAAAACTGAGCCGCCCGGACACGGGGAGAACCTCGTTCGCCAACTCCTGGATCGCACTGATGGCCGTGCCGAGGTCATAGCCCTCGGCGAGGGACGCCGAAAGGGTGATCGAGGGCAAGCGGTCATAGCGCGCCAGGCTGGCGGAGGCGGCATGGGAGCGGAAGCTGATGAACGAGCTCAGCGGCACCAACTTGCCGGAATTGGTGCGCACGAAGGATGCGCCCAAATCCTGCGCCGTCTGGCGGTCCTCGTCGCCGGCCTGGACGATGACCGGGTATTCGCGGCCGCGGTCGATATATCGCGTCACCTCCTGCGAGGCGAACAGAGCCTGCAGGGTCTGCGCGACGGTCTGGATGTCGATCCCGAGGTCACGGGCCCGTTCGCGGTCGATCTCGACGCGGTATTCGGGCTGGTTCTCCTCGTAATCGAGCTCGACGTTCTGCAGGCCGGGATTGGCGCGGGCGCGCTCGAGCATGTCCTGCGCCCACGCCTTCACGCTCTCGAAATCGGGCCCGCCGATCACCGCCCGCACCGGGTTGCCGGCGCCGCGCAGCCCGAGGCCGGCGAGCTGGATCGGGAAGGCGCGCACGTCGGTCACCTGCGCCAGCTGAGGGATAAGCGTGCTGACGATCTGCTGCTGGCTGCGCTGGCGCTGGTCCCAGTCGGTGAGGCGCACCACGACGAGGGCCGTGGAGGGATCGTTGCCGCGACCCACTATGCTCGTGACGGACAGGGCTTCGCCGCTATCGACCAGCGGCTGCAAAATCGCTTCCACCTTCTTGGTGGCGGCATCGGTATAGGCGAGGTTCGCCCCCTGTGGCGCGGTGATCGCGACGATGAACAGGCCGCGATCCTCGCGTGCGGTGAGCTCTTTGGGCAGGGCCGTGTAGAGGGCGGCCGACGCAGCCGCGATGGCGAGGCTCACGCCGATGACCAGAACGGGATGACGCAGCGCCCAGCCGAGGCTCGCCCCGTAGACCCGGTTGACCCTTTTAGTGACGCGCTCGACCAGCCGCTCGAGCCGGCCCTGCTCGGTGGTGCGGGGCAGGATGATCGAGCACAGCATGGGGCAGAGCGACAGGGCCACGATCATGGACACGGCGACGGCAATGGCCATGACCACGCCAAACTCCGCAAACAGCCGGCCCACGGTTCCCTGCAGCATGGAGATCGGCACGAACACCGCCATCAAGGTGAGCGAAGTGGCGATCACGGCGAAGGTTACTTGCTTGGCGCCGAGCACGCTGGCCACCAGGCGCGATTCGCCCTGCTCCATCCGGCGGCGGATGTTCTCCAGCACCACGATCGCGTCGTCCACCACGATGCCGATGGCCAGCACCAGGGCGAACAGGGTCAAGATGTTGATGGAATAGCCGAGCAGGGCAATGCCCCAGCAGGCACCGAGCAGCGAGATCGGAATGGTGACAGTGGGCACGAGCGTGCCGCGGAGCGAGGCAAGGAAGCCGTAGATGACCAGCACGACCAGCGCGACAGCGATCACCAGGGCCTTGACGACCTCGTGGATGGCCGACTGGATGAACACCGCGTCATCGCTGCCGACGGTGATCTGCATGCCCTCAGGCAGTTGCGGCTGCAGGGCGGCGATCTCGGCGCGAATGGCCTTCGAAATCCGCACGGTATTGGCCTGGGACTGGCGCAATACACCCAGGGTGACCGCGCCCTTGGCGCCGCTACGCACGATGGTGTCGTCGTTCTCGACCCCACGCTCGACCCGGGCGATGTCGCCAACCCGGATGGGATAGCCGTTGCTGGTTTTTATGGTGATGGCGGCGAAGGCCTCCGGCGTGTCGAGCCGGGTATCGGTGCGCACCTGGAACCGGCGCTTGGCCGACACCACCTCGCCCGCCGGCAGTTCCACGTTGTTCGCCCGGAGGGCCGCGGTCACATCGCTCACGGTCACGTCGCGCGCCGCCATGGCGCGGCGATCGAGCCACACGCGGATGGCGTAGACGCGCTCGCCCATGATGTCGACTTCCGCCACCCCGTCCACGGTGGCGAGACGATCGGTAATGAACCGGTCCGCGTAGTCGGTTAGAGCGGCGGTATCCATGGTATCGCTGGTGAGGCTCAGCCGCATCACCGGGCTCGCATCGCTGTCGCTCTTGGTGATGCGCGGTTCCTCGGCGTCTTCGGGCAGCTCGTTGACCACCCGCGCCACCGCTGCGCGCACGTCGTTGGCGGCCTCGTCGATATTGCGCGAGGTCTCGAACTCGATCACTGTGCGCGCCCTGCCGAGGCCCGAGGAGGAGGCGATGCTCCTCACCCCAGCGATGCCAGCGACCGCGCCCTCGATGATGGTGGTGATCTGCGTGTCGGTCACTTCCGGCGCGGCGCCCGTATACGCCGTCGTGACCGTCACCACAGGCATTTCGACATCCGGCAGCTCTCGCACCGGAAGGCTGTTCAGGGCGGCCAAGCCGAACAGCACGATCATCAGGCTGATGACGACCGCGAAAACCGGCCGGCGGATGAACAGGTCCGAGACGTTCATGAGCCCGTTCCCTCGGCGTGCGCGGTGCTGTTCCCGGCAAGCACCTTGACGGCGACGCCATCGCCCAAGCTCTGAAGCCCGCTGCTGATCACCTGCTCGCCCTGGCTCAAGCCGTCAACCACCTCGACCATGCCGTCGGCGGTGTGGGCGCCGATCGCGACCGGTCGGCGCTGCGCCTTGCCGTCGGCCAGGACATACACGAAGGTCTCGCTGCCGGCGGTGATCACCGCCTCTTCCGGTATGGCCGAGGCCACGCGCTGGTCGAGCGCGATGGTGATGTTCACGAACATGCCCGGCTTGAGCGCGAGGTCTGGATTGGGAATGGCGGCGCGAACGGTAAAGGCGCGAGATCCCGGATCAATGCGCGTGTCTATGGCGGAAATGCTGCCTTCGAACGTGCGGCCGGGGAACGCGGCGGAGGTCGCCTCGACCGGCAGGCCGGTGGCGATTTGGCTCAGCAGCCGCTCCGGCAGGGCAAATTCGAGCTCGACCGTGCTCAGATCATCCAAAGTGGTGAGAACGGTCGAGGTGTCGACCCATGCGCCGATGTCGGTGCGGCTCAGCCCGACCACGCCGGCGAAGGGCGCTATGATCTGCTGGCGCGCGAGATCCCGTTCAGCCCGATCCATGGCCGCCTTGGCCTTTGCATGGGCGGTCTGCGCCTGTTCCAGGGCTGCCCGCGTTGCCACCTTCGACTGCACCAGCTTTTTCTGGCGTTCCAACGCCTCGCTCGCTTCAGCAAGCGCGGCCTTGGCCTCTTCGAGCGCGATGCGCTGGTCGCGGTCATCCAGCCTGACCAGGACATCACCGGCTTTCACCCTTTGCCCCGGCCCGAACAGGATCTCCTCGACGCGGCCTGCCGCCTCGGGCACGATGGTCACGGACTGGTTGGCCCTCAGGGAGCCGACCGCCTCGGCCTTGCTCAAGAAGGTCGCCGTGCCGACCTCCTTGGTGCTGACCGGCACCTCGCGGGGGCCGCGTGCACCCCGTGGCCCGGCGCCACCTGAATTCGCACGAGGCGCACCCGTGCTGGGCGAAGGTGAAGCAGACGCCACGCCGAGGATTTCCTTGCTCGAGGCTGCCGCGGCGCGCAGCATGGCGCCCCAATCCCTGTCTTGCGACGTGCTGCCGGCGCCGACCGCAACCCCGGCGCACAGGCTCAAGACTGCGATGAGAACTCCGGTTCGGGCTTTCATAAGGCTCAAGCTCCTCAGGGTTATTCCGGCGCCCGCAAGGGCAGCCTGACCAGTGCGCGCAAACCGCGTTCGGCGCGGTTCTGCAGGGCAATGGTGCCGCCATGGGCGAGCACCACCGAGCGTGCAATCGCCAGGCCAAGGCCGGCGCCACCAGTCTCGCGGCTGCGCGAAGTCTCCAGGCGGACGAAAGGGGCAAAGACGTGGGTCAGCTTGTCTTCGGGAATGCCGGGGCCGTCGTCATCGACAATGACCCTGATCTCGTCGTCGGGCGTTTCGACCTTGACCCGTGCGGCGCCGCCATAGCGGACCGCGTTGTCGATGAGGTTGGCGAAGGCCCGCTTCATGCTGGCAGGACGGCAGCGATAGGGGAGCGGCCCCCTCTCCTCCAGACTCACCGCATGGCCGAGGTCGACCATGTCGTCGGTGACGCTTTCGATCAGGGCCGCAAGATCCACCGTCCGGCTGGGTTCGTCCGTCGCCTCGTCGCGGGCGAAGGACAGCGTCGCCTCGGTCATCTTCTTCATGTCGTCCAGATTGGCGATCATGGTGCGCCGGGTCTCCTCATCATCGATGAGCTCGGCCCGTACCCTGAGCGCGGTAATCGGCGTCCTCAGGTCGTGGCTGATGGCCGCAAGCATGCGCGTCCTATCTTCTACGAAGCGGGTGAGGCGGGCGCCCATCTCGTTGAAGGCTGAAGTAAGGCGGCGAATCTCGTCGGGCCCGGACACCTCGAGTTCGGGCAGCGTTTCGCCCCGGCCGAGGCGGTCGGCCGCCGTCGCGAGGCTGCGCAAGGGCTTGGTGATGCTGCGCACCATCAGCACCACCACCGCGAGGATGGCGATGCCCATCAGCGCGGCCGAGGCGAGCGGCAGCAGGGCCCAGGAGCTGGACGGGCGGCGCAGGGGCAGCTCGACATTGAGCCAGCGGCCGTCGCGCAAAGGCACGTCGATGGCCATCACCGCGTCATCGTCGCCTTCGTCGGCGCCCCAGCCGAACAGCGCGCCGGTGGCCTGGTCAACCCAACGCAGGATGGCGGGCCGCTGTCCGTCGCCGTTATAGCGCGACCGCAGCCGCACGTCGGCCGCGGCCTGCGGATTGAGATAGGCGCCAAGCCGCTTCGCCAGCTCCACGTCGCCAGCGCTGGCTGGAGCACCCTCGATGCTCGGCGCAGGCCGCACCCGGTAGACCTGCCAGCGGGAGCTCACGGCAGACGTGATGCTGTCCGCATTGGCCGGCGTGTCCTCGATGACCTTGGCGACGGAGGCGACACGACTGAAGAATTCCTCGCGCCAGGCTTCGCGCAGGGCCTGGTTGCGCTCGCCGAAAAACATGGCGACGGTGACGACCTGCGACAGGATCAGGGCCGCGAGCAGCAGGAAGACAAGCTGACCGGCGATCGTGCGGGGGAACCAGCGCGTCACGCAAGCTCCTCCACATCGACGGCCAGCACGTATCCGCCGCCCCACACGGTCTTGATGATGATTGGGTTCTTCGGATCGGCTTCGATCTTGCGCCGGAGCCGGCTCACCTGATTGTCGATGCTGCGGTCGAAGACCTGGGCGGCGCGGCCGGCGGTGAGGTCGAGCAGCTGGTCGCGGGAGAGGACGATATGCGGCCGCTGCAGGAACGTCTGCAGCAACCGGAACTCTGCGGTGCTCAGCGGGATGGCAACCCCGTCCGGGCCTGAGATCTCCTGCCGGGCGGCATCGAAGATCCAGCGATCGAAGCGGATGCGGCCCGGCTTGATGCGGTCACGCTGCCGGCTGCCGGCATTCGCCCGCCGTAGCACCGCGCGGATGCGGGCCAAGAGCTCGCGCGGATTGAACGGCTTGGTCACATAGTCATCGGCACCGATCTCGAGCCCGACGACCCGGTCGGTGTCCTCAGCCATGGCGGTGAGCATGATCACCGGAATGTCGCTGGTCTCGCGCAAATGGCGGCAGAGACTCAAGCCGTCCTCGCCCGGCATCATCACATCGAGCACCACCAAGTCGACGGCGCCGTGCTTCAGCGCTGCCCGCATCTCCGCGCCGCCGTCGGCCGCGGTCACCCGCATGCCGTTGCGCATGAGGTACTTGCTCACCGCATCCCTGATGTCGCGATGATCGTCGACGACGAGGATATGTGGCGTCTGTTCCATATGAGTCCTGGTCACTGCCTCGGTCCTCTATATGTCGCGGCCCGTCCGGTTGGGCTCGCCCAAAATTGTATCGAACTGTGTCAGCTCCAGGGGCTGACACAGGTCGTGACAATAAGGCATGCCGGCTGGCGTAGTTTTGCGACAAATGCCTGCGAAAAAGCGCTCATTCAAT
This genomic stretch from Rhodoligotrophos defluvii harbors:
- a CDS encoding ATP-binding protein; protein product: MTRWFPRTIAGQLVFLLLAALILSQVVTVAMFFGERNQALREAWREEFFSRVASVAKVIEDTPANADSITSAVSSRWQVYRVRPAPSIEGAPASAGDVELAKRLGAYLNPQAAADVRLRSRYNGDGQRPAILRWVDQATGALFGWGADEGDDDAVMAIDVPLRDGRWLNVELPLRRPSSSWALLPLASAALMGIAILAVVVLMVRSITKPLRSLATAADRLGRGETLPELEVSGPDEIRRLTSAFNEMGARLTRFVEDRTRMLAAISHDLRTPITALRVRAELIDDEETRRTMIANLDDMKKMTEATLSFARDEATDEPSRTVDLAALIESVTDDMVDLGHAVSLEERGPLPYRCRPASMKRAFANLIDNAVRYGGAARVKVETPDDEIRVIVDDDGPGIPEDKLTHVFAPFVRLETSRSRETGGAGLGLAIARSVVLAHGGTIALQNRAERGLRALVRLPLRAPE
- a CDS encoding response regulator, yielding MEQTPHILVVDDHRDIRDAVSKYLMRNGMRVTAADGGAEMRAALKHGAVDLVVLDVMMPGEDGLSLCRHLRETSDIPVIMLTAMAEDTDRVVGLEIGADDYVTKPFNPRELLARIRAVLRRANAGSRQRDRIKPGRIRFDRWIFDAARQEISGPDGVAIPLSTAEFRLLQTFLQRPHIVLSRDQLLDLTAGRAAQVFDRSIDNQVSRLRRKIEADPKNPIIIKTVWGGGYVLAVDVEELA